In Dromiciops gliroides isolate mDroGli1 chromosome 5, mDroGli1.pri, whole genome shotgun sequence, the following are encoded in one genomic region:
- the LOC122729053 gene encoding LOW QUALITY PROTEIN: apolipoprotein L3-like (The sequence of the model RefSeq protein was modified relative to this genomic sequence to represent the inferred CDS: substituted 1 base at 1 genomic stop codon) produces MTSDAGKVENEILDDPDENVIYQKMQHEVQMFLIEFPKTKLELVEYIEELGCMADKIDKIHKNCTITNIMASSTGAVSGIMTMVGFALAPMTAGGSLTLSMTGMGLGTAAAIAGVSASIIDNVSDSKGKKLLNEVEGNTNDNTIQEVLSNEIPRIISTVQKCNQTFKNLEKYFSAFQVAKTNPPSTLKRVMAISQELLTHGRLSTKSSPQINKAFQGTALAMTKGARLMGAALAGVFVLMDMAIIMQDSIHLSXGAKATTALQLREKAQNLEEKLQKLSGVYKTLLEMSIDNPKTVG; encoded by the coding sequence ATGACGTCTGATGCTGGGAAGGTAGAGAATGAAATCCTAGATGATCCTGATGAGAATGTGATATACCAAAAAATGCAGCATGAAGTGCAAATGTTTTTGATTGAGTTCCCCAAGACAAAGCTGGAACTAGTGGAATATATTGAAGAACTTGGCTGTATGGCAGACAAAATTGACAAGATCCACAAGAACTGCACCATTACCAATATAATGGCCAGCTCTACTGGTGCAGTCTCTGGCATCATGACAATGGTGGGGTTTGCTCTTGCTCCTATGACAGCAGGAGGGAGCTTGACCCTGTCCATGACTGGGATGGGGTTGGGAACAGCAGCTGCCATTGCTGGTGTTTCTGCAAGCATTATTGATAATGTGAGTGACTCAAAAGGGAAGAAACTTTTAAATGAGGTTGAGGGAAATACAAATGATAATACTATCCAAGAAGTTCTGTCTAACGAGATACCTAGAATCATTTCTACAGTGCAAAAGTGTAACCAAACCTTCAAAAATCTTGAAAAATACTTCTCTGCCTTCCAAGTGGCCAAAACCAACCCACCATCAACCTTAAAACGTGTGATGGCAATTTCCCAGGAGCTTCTAACACATGGGCGTCTCTCCACCAAGAGCAGCCCCCAGATCAACAAGGCTTTTCAGGGCACGGCATTGGCCATGACCAAAGGAGCTAGGTTAATGGGTGCTGCCTTAGCGGGAGTTTTTGTTCTAATGGATATGGCCATCATTATGCAAGATTCAATACATTTGTCATAAGGGGCAAAGGCTACAACAGCCTTACAACTGAGGGAGAAAGCTCAGAATCTGGAAGAGAAACTGCAAAAGCTTTCTGGGGTCTATAAAACCCTGCTGGAAATGTCAATAGACAACCCCAAAACAGTGGGCTAA